A window of Lysobacter terrestris contains these coding sequences:
- a CDS encoding DUF493 family protein: MELKSDNPEHGFQFPGTFDLSAMGAADKDLETVLPTLLLDAGIEVLHESVSWKHSSNGRYVSVRISFRAESREQYDLAHQVLRDHPEVKWTL; this comes from the coding sequence ATGGAGCTCAAGTCCGACAACCCCGAACACGGCTTCCAGTTCCCCGGTACCTTCGATCTGTCCGCGATGGGCGCCGCCGACAAGGACCTGGAAACCGTCCTGCCGACCCTGCTGCTCGATGCCGGCATCGAAGTGCTGCACGAATCGGTGTCCTGGAAGCATTCCTCGAACGGCCGCTACGTGTCGGTGCGGATCAGCTTCCGCGCGGAGAGCCGCGAGCAGTACGACCTGGCGCACCAGGTCCTGCGCGACCACCCGGAAGTGAAGTGGACCCTGTGA
- the lipB gene encoding lipoyl(octanoyl) transferase LipB translates to MSAPADAALPVAVPPALLRDLGRQPYEPVWRAMQRFTDTRGDDTPDELWLVEHDPVFTLGQAGKDEHVLFPGDIPVIHVDRGGQVTYHGPGQIVLYPLLDLRRLKVGVKDYVCRIEQAMIDTLADWNIHAERRDGAPGVYVNGAKIGALGIRVRHGCTFHGLAFNIAMDLEPFMRINPCGYAGLQVTSMLDLGGPSSLDAVKPVLVQHIARLFGLSVQTAAPALPAVA, encoded by the coding sequence GTGTCGGCGCCGGCTGACGCGGCGCTCCCGGTTGCAGTTCCGCCAGCCTTGTTGCGCGACCTCGGTCGCCAGCCTTACGAGCCGGTGTGGCGGGCGATGCAGCGCTTCACCGACACGCGCGGCGACGACACGCCCGACGAGTTGTGGCTGGTCGAGCACGACCCGGTCTTCACCCTCGGCCAGGCCGGCAAGGACGAGCACGTGCTCTTCCCCGGCGACATCCCGGTGATCCACGTCGATCGCGGTGGCCAGGTGACCTACCACGGCCCCGGCCAGATCGTGCTGTATCCGTTGCTCGACCTGCGCCGGCTCAAAGTGGGCGTGAAGGACTACGTCTGCAGGATCGAGCAGGCGATGATCGACACCCTGGCCGACTGGAACATCCACGCCGAGCGTCGCGACGGCGCCCCCGGCGTCTACGTGAACGGGGCCAAGATCGGCGCGCTCGGCATCCGCGTCCGCCATGGCTGCACCTTCCACGGCCTGGCCTTCAACATCGCCATGGACCTGGAGCCCTTCATGCGGATAAATCCTTGCGGATACGCGGGGTTGCAGGTGACCTCGATGCTAGACTTGGGCGGCCCGTCCAGCCTGGACGCGGTCAAGCCGGTCCTGGTCCAGCACATCGCCCGCCTGTTCGGGTTGTCGGTGCAGACCGCCGCCCCTGCGCTTCCTGCCGTCGCCTGA
- the lipA gene encoding lipoyl synthase — protein sequence MSSVSDSSKSIPLAVVGGDAPAAQPGRLEEGVKQLGGDKIGRSPVQFADAPVLRKPSWIRVRIPSGNSVQQLKAKLRENRLVTVCEEASCPNIHECFSHGTATFMILGEVCTRRCSFCDVAHGRPKPPDPAEPLHLAQTIKDMELKYVVVTSVDRDDLRDGGASHFVDCISAIREFSPRTKIEILTPDFRGKGRMERALGILQANPPDVFNHNIETVPDLYPNVRPGADYQWSLTLLQKFKAQHPEVATKSGIMLGLGETMEQVQATLRDLRAHDVDMVTIGQYLQPTAHHHPVLRYWTPDEFKQLETYGYELGFTHVASGPLVRSSYHADRSAAEAGFVAA from the coding sequence ATGTCGTCCGTTTCCGATTCCTCCAAGAGCATTCCCCTTGCGGTCGTCGGGGGCGATGCGCCTGCCGCGCAACCTGGCCGGCTTGAAGAAGGCGTGAAACAGCTCGGCGGCGACAAGATCGGCCGCTCGCCGGTGCAGTTCGCCGACGCGCCGGTGCTGCGCAAGCCGTCGTGGATCCGCGTGCGCATTCCGTCGGGCAACTCGGTGCAGCAGCTCAAGGCCAAGCTGCGCGAGAACCGCCTGGTCACGGTGTGCGAAGAGGCCAGCTGCCCGAACATCCACGAGTGCTTCAGCCACGGCACCGCGACCTTCATGATCCTCGGCGAGGTCTGCACCCGCCGTTGCTCGTTCTGCGACGTCGCCCACGGCCGCCCGAAGCCGCCGGATCCGGCCGAGCCGCTGCACCTGGCGCAGACGATCAAGGACATGGAACTGAAGTACGTCGTGGTGACCTCGGTCGACCGCGACGACCTGCGCGACGGCGGCGCCTCGCACTTCGTCGACTGCATCAGCGCGATCCGCGAATTCAGCCCGCGCACCAAGATCGAGATCCTCACGCCCGACTTCCGCGGCAAGGGCCGCATGGAGCGCGCGCTGGGCATCCTCCAGGCCAACCCGCCGGACGTGTTCAACCACAACATCGAGACGGTGCCGGACCTGTACCCCAACGTGCGTCCCGGCGCCGACTACCAGTGGTCGCTGACCCTGCTGCAGAAGTTCAAGGCGCAGCACCCCGAGGTCGCGACCAAGAGCGGCATCATGCTCGGCCTGGGCGAGACCATGGAACAGGTGCAGGCGACCCTGCGCGACCTGCGCGCGCACGACGTCGACATGGTCACCATCGGCCAGTACCTGCAGCCGACCGCGCACCACCACCCGGTGCTGCGCTACTGGACGCCGGACGAGTTCAAGCAGCTGGAAACCTACGGCTACGAGCTGGGCTTCACCCACGTGGCCTCCGGCCCGCTGGTCCGCTCCTCGTACCACGCCGACCGTTCGGCGGCCGAAGCCGGATTCGTCGCGGCCTGA
- a CDS encoding carboxy terminal-processing peptidase, translating into MNIKPPRATTAPALKVLAAFLLTAPVALLAADGARTAQLPVPPQSDKALLKSVDAKTLPNAATTDQSTAARYVYGLLSDSRYAYRPRALDDALSADIYKRYLDALDGNKQFFTAQDIARFDAYKLKFDDAIKSGKLDPAYAIFAAYRQRFDARVAYARNLLKQDIFTFTGDDRFEYDREKAPWAADEAALDALWKQTVRNDWLRLKLAGKKPEDIRKTLDKRYANMSKGVAELKGEDVFQTFLNSYANSIDPHTDYFTPRTADNFNMTMSLSLEGIGAVLQKQDDVVAIREIVPGGPAGKSAKLKPGDRIVAVGQGDSGLMEDVIGWRIDDVVAKIRGAKGTKVRLDVIPAEAGLDSKPSRLVLVRDKVRLEDQAAKSEIISLPAADGAPVRRIGVIKLPGFYQDFEGRRRNDGDYASATRDVAKLLTKLRGQKVDGVVLDLRNNGGGSLDEAIDLTGLFIDRGPVVQQRESGGRVQVYGDEDSGIAWEGPLAVLINRGSASASEIFAGAIQDYGRGLVIGETTFGKGTVQNLVDLDRWPANETARFGQVKLTIAQFFRVSGGSTQNKGVVPDIAFPVSVDASEFGESTYDNALPWTRIAAVPHTRYGNFAPLLPKLETLHSARIAKDKEFQWWSDDVAQFRDERAKKSVSLNEAERRAERDREDAKRKLRQEQRKQLGLAIDPLADDSADDGLASSERDIAKDAAREKLADQRPDPLLRESAAILADAVQLLGDSKLSAQVLPQAATPGHWAD; encoded by the coding sequence ATGAACATCAAGCCCCCCCGCGCCACGACCGCACCGGCACTCAAGGTGCTCGCTGCATTCCTGCTCACCGCTCCGGTGGCCCTGCTCGCGGCCGATGGCGCCCGCACCGCGCAACTGCCGGTGCCGCCGCAGAGCGACAAGGCGTTGCTGAAATCGGTCGACGCCAAGACGTTGCCGAACGCGGCCACCACCGACCAGAGCACGGCGGCGCGCTACGTCTACGGCCTGCTCTCCGACAGCCGCTACGCCTACCGCCCGCGCGCGCTCGACGATGCGCTGTCGGCCGACATCTACAAGCGCTACCTCGACGCGCTGGACGGCAACAAGCAGTTCTTCACCGCGCAGGACATCGCCAGGTTCGACGCGTACAAGCTGAAGTTCGATGATGCGATCAAGAGCGGCAAGCTCGATCCGGCCTACGCGATCTTCGCCGCGTACCGGCAGCGCTTCGATGCGCGCGTCGCCTACGCGCGCAACCTGCTCAAGCAGGACATCTTCACCTTCACCGGCGACGACCGCTTCGAGTACGACCGCGAGAAGGCGCCGTGGGCGGCCGACGAAGCCGCGCTCGACGCGCTGTGGAAGCAGACCGTGCGCAACGACTGGCTGCGCCTGAAGCTCGCCGGCAAGAAGCCCGAGGACATCCGCAAGACCCTCGACAAGCGCTACGCGAACATGTCCAAGGGCGTGGCCGAGCTGAAGGGCGAGGACGTGTTCCAGACCTTCCTCAACAGCTACGCCAATTCGATCGATCCGCACACCGATTACTTCACCCCGCGCACCGCCGACAACTTCAACATGACCATGTCGCTGTCGCTGGAAGGCATCGGCGCGGTGCTGCAGAAGCAGGACGACGTGGTCGCGATTCGCGAGATCGTCCCCGGCGGTCCGGCCGGCAAGTCGGCCAAGCTCAAGCCCGGCGACCGCATCGTCGCGGTGGGCCAGGGCGACAGCGGCCTGATGGAGGACGTGATCGGCTGGCGCATCGACGACGTCGTCGCCAAGATCCGCGGCGCCAAGGGCACCAAGGTGCGCCTCGACGTGATCCCGGCCGAAGCCGGCCTCGACAGCAAGCCCAGCCGCCTCGTGCTGGTGCGCGACAAGGTGCGCCTGGAAGACCAGGCCGCCAAGTCCGAGATCATCTCGCTGCCGGCCGCCGACGGCGCGCCGGTGCGCCGCATCGGCGTGATCAAGCTGCCCGGCTTCTACCAGGACTTCGAGGGCCGCCGCCGCAACGACGGCGACTACGCCTCGGCGACCCGCGACGTCGCCAAGCTGCTGACCAAGCTGCGCGGGCAGAAGGTCGACGGCGTCGTGCTCGACCTGCGCAACAACGGCGGCGGCTCGCTCGACGAAGCCATCGACCTCACCGGCCTGTTCATCGACCGCGGCCCGGTCGTGCAGCAGCGCGAATCCGGCGGCCGCGTGCAGGTGTACGGCGACGAGGACTCGGGCATCGCCTGGGAAGGTCCGCTCGCGGTGCTGATCAATCGCGGCTCGGCCTCGGCGTCGGAGATCTTCGCCGGCGCGATCCAGGACTACGGCCGCGGCCTGGTCATCGGTGAAACCACCTTCGGCAAGGGCACGGTGCAGAACCTGGTCGACCTCGACCGCTGGCCGGCCAACGAAACCGCGCGCTTCGGCCAGGTCAAGCTGACCATCGCGCAGTTCTTCCGCGTCAGCGGCGGCAGCACGCAGAACAAGGGCGTGGTGCCGGACATCGCCTTCCCGGTGTCGGTGGACGCCAGCGAGTTCGGCGAGAGCACCTACGACAACGCGCTGCCGTGGACGCGCATCGCGGCCGTGCCGCACACGCGCTACGGCAACTTCGCGCCGCTGCTGCCGAAGCTGGAAACCCTGCATTCGGCGCGCATCGCCAAGGACAAGGAATTCCAGTGGTGGAGCGATGACGTGGCGCAGTTCCGCGACGAGCGCGCGAAGAAGTCGGTGTCGCTCAACGAGGCCGAACGCCGCGCCGAACGCGACCGCGAGGACGCCAAGCGCAAGCTGCGCCAGGAGCAGCGCAAGCAGCTCGGCCTGGCGATCGATCCGCTCGCCGACGACAGCGCCGACGACGGCCTGGCCTCGAGCGAACGCGACATCGCCAAGGACGCCGCCCGCGAGAAGCTGGCCGACCAGCGCCCCGACCCGCTGCTGCGCGAATCGGCGGCGATCCTCGCCGACGCGGTGCAACTGCTGGGCGACTCCAAGCTGTCCGCGCAGGTGCTGCCGCAGGCGGCGACGCCGGGGCATTGGGCGGACTGA
- a CDS encoding bifunctional transcriptional activator/DNA repair enzyme AdaA, with amino-acid sequence MNAMLKRLTPQAAPDRIDSADKLERVRALLDAGEPSLNDLAAAVGLSPSHLQRRFTARFGLSPAEYLAQRKLGTLKSALREGRDVSAALYDAGYGSPSRVYERGAAKLGMTPARYRAGGEGEQIRWSLLDTALGTALVATTQRGICMIELGEDPAALEAKLRGEFPRAALERVDAGRDEFLRPRLRAVADALAGRQARVDIDLIGTAFQKKVWDALMRIPPGETRSYAEVAAQLGAPRGARAVASACAHNRVAIVVPCHRVVRGDGSLGGYRWGLPLKEQVLRRERAA; translated from the coding sequence ATGAACGCCATGCTCAAACGCCTTACGCCGCAAGCCGCTCCCGATCGGATCGATTCCGCCGACAAGCTGGAACGCGTGCGCGCGCTGCTCGACGCCGGCGAGCCCTCGCTCAACGATCTGGCCGCGGCGGTGGGCCTGAGCCCGTCGCACCTGCAGCGCCGCTTCACCGCGCGCTTCGGCCTCAGCCCGGCCGAATACCTCGCCCAGCGCAAGCTCGGCACGTTGAAGTCCGCCCTGCGCGAAGGCCGCGACGTCAGCGCCGCGCTCTACGACGCCGGTTACGGTTCGCCCTCGCGCGTGTACGAACGCGGCGCGGCGAAACTGGGCATGACGCCCGCGCGCTACCGCGCCGGTGGCGAAGGCGAACAGATCCGCTGGAGCCTGCTCGACACCGCATTGGGCACCGCGCTGGTGGCGACCACGCAGCGCGGCATCTGCATGATCGAACTGGGCGAGGATCCCGCGGCGCTGGAGGCGAAGCTGCGTGGCGAATTCCCGCGTGCCGCGCTGGAGCGCGTCGACGCCGGTCGTGACGAATTCCTCCGCCCGCGCCTGCGCGCGGTGGCCGATGCGCTGGCCGGCAGGCAGGCACGGGTCGACATCGACCTCATCGGCACTGCCTTCCAGAAGAAGGTATGGGACGCGTTGATGCGCATTCCTCCGGGCGAAACCCGCAGTTACGCGGAGGTGGCCGCGCAGCTCGGCGCCCCGCGCGGCGCACGCGCGGTCGCCAGTGCCTGCGCGCACAACCGCGTGGCGATCGTGGTGCCGTGCCATCGCGTGGTCCGCGGCGACGGTTCGCTCGGCGGCTACCGTTGGGGTCTGCCGCTGAAGGAGCAGGTGCTGCGACGCGAACGCGCGGCGTGA
- a CDS encoding YciI family protein, with translation MKKFMAVFTGSPDAMAQWQALDEAERKRREAAGMQAWKQWAEQLGDRIVDHGAPLGKTKRVTTDGIADTRNNLAAYTVVQAESQDAAARLFENHPHFTIFPGDGVEIMECLPIPGM, from the coding sequence ATGAAAAAGTTTATGGCGGTGTTCACCGGCTCACCCGACGCGATGGCCCAGTGGCAGGCGTTGGACGAGGCCGAACGCAAGCGGCGCGAAGCCGCCGGCATGCAGGCGTGGAAACAGTGGGCCGAACAGCTGGGCGACCGGATCGTCGACCACGGCGCCCCGTTGGGAAAGACCAAGCGCGTCACCACCGATGGCATCGCGGACACGCGCAACAACCTGGCCGCCTACACGGTCGTGCAGGCCGAATCGCAGGACGCGGCAGCGCGGCTGTTCGAAAACCATCCGCACTTCACGATCTTTCCCGGCGACGGCGTGGAGATCATGGAGTGCCTGCCGATACCGGGGATGTAA
- a CDS encoding Lrp/AsnC family transcriptional regulator translates to MASAPLPLDEFDHRLLDLLQRDAGQTLTTLGEAVGLSASAVQRRIKRYRASGLMRTVAVLDPAQLANVTLATVLVALERESARHHAALYARLRAAPEVQQCFVLAGEWDYLVVLATTGLAHTREVAERLFGGDENLKRYETRMVFEAVKQGLALPTRPPGRRKR, encoded by the coding sequence ATGGCCTCCGCACCGCTGCCGCTGGACGAATTCGACCACCGCCTGCTCGACCTGCTGCAGCGCGACGCGGGCCAGACCCTGACCACGCTAGGCGAGGCGGTCGGCCTGTCCGCCAGCGCGGTGCAACGACGGATCAAGCGTTACCGCGCCAGCGGGCTGATGCGCACGGTCGCCGTGCTCGATCCGGCGCAGCTCGCCAACGTCACCCTCGCCACCGTACTGGTCGCGCTGGAACGCGAGTCCGCGCGCCATCACGCCGCCCTGTACGCGCGCCTGCGCGCCGCGCCGGAAGTGCAGCAGTGCTTCGTGCTCGCCGGCGAGTGGGACTATCTCGTGGTCCTGGCCACCACCGGCCTGGCACACACGCGCGAAGTCGCCGAGCGCCTGTTCGGCGGCGACGAGAACCTCAAGCGCTACGAGACGCGCATGGTGTTCGAAGCGGTGAAGCAGGGCCTCGCCCTGCCCACGCGCCCGCCGGGGCGGCGCAAGCGCTGA
- a CDS encoding DinB family protein yields the protein MNDASIDTTLQALAAFPAQLAAHYAAVPAGFARWAPPSWDGVPSERFTALEQVLHVRDIEIDGYHVRFRRTLHEPRPVLADIDSYALAAERGYAGDDDVQGALVEFRVARTHTIELLSALHPDDWARPAEFEGYGPVTVRGLMHYLCSHDQQHLAGLQWLLGQIAAAHPRPL from the coding sequence ATGAACGACGCGAGCATCGACACCACCCTGCAGGCGCTGGCGGCGTTCCCCGCGCAGCTGGCGGCGCATTACGCGGCGGTTCCGGCCGGCTTCGCGCGCTGGGCGCCGCCGTCGTGGGATGGCGTTCCCAGCGAGCGCTTCACTGCGCTGGAGCAGGTCCTGCACGTACGCGACATCGAGATCGACGGCTACCACGTGCGCTTCCGTCGGACGCTGCACGAGCCGCGGCCCGTGCTGGCGGACATCGACAGCTACGCCCTGGCGGCCGAACGCGGCTATGCCGGCGACGACGACGTGCAGGGCGCGCTGGTGGAATTCCGCGTTGCGCGCACGCATACGATCGAGCTGTTGTCGGCGTTGCATCCTGACGATTGGGCGCGCCCGGCCGAATTCGAAGGCTACGGTCCCGTCACCGTGCGTGGCCTGATGCATTACCTGTGCAGCCACGACCAGCAGCACCTCGCCGGATTGCAATGGCTGCTGGGCCAGATCGCCGCCGCGCATCCTCGACCTCTCTGA
- the yedA gene encoding drug/metabolite exporter YedA — translation MNALTASTSRSVPTLAVALALTAVYLIWGSTYLGIRFALESGLPPLLMAGTRFIIAGGLMFVVLRLRGEATPTRAQWLNTAVMGALLLGLGNGLVTIAQQWVSSGLAAVAVASAPLWMALFSAMRGQHPNRLEWCGLAAGFAGVLWLNAGGTLGGQPQGLVALLIAAVAWSFGSIWSRGRDLPSPFMTAAAQMLCGGVLMLVAGFALGERFDGWPAAKGVLSVGYLIVFGSIIGFSAYIWLLHHVRPALAGSYAYVNPAIAVVLGGWLANEHFSTSDLGAMAVILVGVVAITMAKARAKPAPKPTSDESTA, via the coding sequence ATGAACGCTCTTACCGCAAGCACCTCCCGTTCCGTGCCCACGCTGGCCGTCGCGCTCGCGCTGACGGCGGTGTACCTGATCTGGGGGTCGACCTACCTCGGCATCCGCTTCGCCCTGGAGAGCGGGTTGCCGCCGCTGCTGATGGCGGGCACGCGTTTCATCATCGCCGGCGGGCTCATGTTCGTCGTGCTGCGCCTGCGTGGCGAAGCGACGCCGACGCGCGCGCAATGGCTCAACACCGCGGTGATGGGCGCGCTGTTGCTAGGGCTCGGCAATGGCCTGGTCACCATCGCGCAGCAGTGGGTGTCGTCCGGGCTCGCGGCGGTCGCGGTGGCGTCCGCGCCGCTGTGGATGGCGCTGTTCTCGGCGATGCGCGGGCAGCATCCGAACCGGCTGGAATGGTGCGGGCTTGCAGCCGGTTTCGCCGGCGTGCTGTGGCTCAACGCCGGTGGCACGCTGGGTGGCCAGCCGCAGGGACTGGTCGCGCTGCTGATCGCCGCGGTGGCGTGGTCGTTCGGATCGATCTGGAGTCGCGGCCGTGACCTGCCATCGCCCTTCATGACCGCCGCGGCGCAGATGCTGTGCGGCGGCGTGCTGATGCTGGTGGCCGGTTTCGCGCTCGGTGAGCGCTTCGACGGCTGGCCGGCGGCGAAGGGCGTGCTGTCGGTCGGTTACCTGATCGTGTTCGGTTCGATCATCGGCTTCTCCGCCTACATCTGGCTGCTGCACCACGTGCGGCCTGCGCTCGCAGGCAGTTATGCCTACGTCAATCCCGCCATCGCGGTGGTGCTGGGCGGCTGGCTGGCGAACGAGCACTTCAGCACCTCCGATCTGGGCGCGATGGCCGTGATCCTGGTCGGCGTGGTCGCGATCACGATGGCGAAGGCGCGTGCCAAGCCCGCACCGAAGCCCACCAGCGACGAGTCCACGGCATGA
- the rarD gene encoding EamA family transporter RarD translates to MSAHPENRAGLWVALASFVLWGLMPLYWHLLKVVPSLQIVAHRVIWSTLLVVAWLLWKQGRGWLRAALAQPRAAWMLALSGALIGFNWSLYIWAVNAGHVVESSLGYFINPLLNVVLGVAFLHERLRRAQWIAVALATAGVIWLTVQFGQPPWIAICLALSFALYGLLRKLVAIDAVGGLGVESVYLFLPALAVMVWGEAQGAGGFLPLGGAPGWGLGVDLLLVFGGALTALPLIGFAFAVRRVPLSVVGLLQYIAPTLQFLTGVFVFHEAFDRDRLIGFVFIWIGLAIFAIDGALRARRTGVTPVAAASEA, encoded by the coding sequence ATGAGCGCGCATCCGGAAAACCGCGCGGGCCTGTGGGTCGCGCTCGCCTCGTTCGTGCTGTGGGGGCTGATGCCGCTGTACTGGCACCTGCTCAAGGTGGTGCCGTCGCTGCAGATCGTCGCGCACCGGGTGATCTGGAGCACGCTGCTGGTGGTGGCGTGGCTGCTGTGGAAGCAGGGGCGCGGCTGGTTGCGCGCCGCGCTGGCGCAACCGCGCGCGGCGTGGATGCTCGCGTTGAGCGGCGCGCTGATCGGCTTCAACTGGAGCCTGTACATCTGGGCGGTGAACGCCGGCCACGTGGTCGAGAGCAGCCTGGGCTACTTCATCAATCCGCTGCTGAACGTGGTGCTCGGCGTCGCCTTCCTGCATGAACGCCTGCGTCGCGCGCAGTGGATCGCGGTGGCGTTGGCGACCGCCGGGGTGATCTGGCTGACCGTGCAGTTCGGCCAGCCGCCGTGGATCGCGATCTGCCTGGCGTTGTCGTTCGCGCTGTACGGCCTACTGCGCAAGCTGGTGGCGATCGACGCGGTGGGCGGGCTCGGTGTGGAGAGCGTGTACCTGTTCCTGCCCGCGCTGGCGGTGATGGTGTGGGGCGAGGCGCAGGGTGCGGGCGGCTTCCTGCCGCTGGGCGGCGCGCCGGGCTGGGGCCTCGGCGTCGACCTGCTGCTGGTCTTCGGCGGCGCGCTGACCGCGTTGCCGCTGATCGGCTTCGCCTTCGCCGTGCGGCGCGTGCCGCTGTCGGTGGTCGGCCTGCTGCAGTACATCGCGCCGACGTTGCAGTTCCTGACCGGGGTGTTCGTGTTCCACGAAGCCTTCGATCGCGACCGGCTGATCGGCTTCGTCTTCATCTGGATCGGGCTGGCGATCTTCGCGATCGACGGTGCGTTGCGGGCGCGGCGTACGGGCGTGACGCCGGTGGCTGCCGCAAGTGAGGCCTGA
- a CDS encoding xanthine dehydrogenase family protein molybdopterin-binding subunit translates to MNAITKLSRRNFLKAGAVIGGGLVVAFVIPGARRLALGDAVASAAFVPNAFLRVGNDDTVTVLIAHSEMGQGIWTALPMLIAEELDADWSKIRVEHAPAAAAYAHTAFGMQMTGGSTSTWSEFDRYRQAGAAARQRLMQAAATRFDVPLEQVHTENGEVIAGTHRVRYGDLADDAGKLTAPDPASLKLKDAKDWKLIGKATKRLDSPEKITGRAQFGMDVQFPGLLTAVVARGPVFGAKVKSFDAAAALKIDGVRKVVQVPSGVAVVADHYWAAKLGRDALQVDWELGEGAMLDSAAMHAELARLAATAGASAAQAGDVASALPKATRTLNAIYAVPYLAHAPMEPLNCTVKAGKGACEIWTGTQFQTMDQQVAAKILGLKPEQVQIHTTFLGGGFGRRATPTSDFVTEAVHVAKAAGAPVKTVWSREDDIRGGYYRPAYVHDARIGVDAKGMPVAWQHGIAGQSITAGSPFEAVMVKNGVDATSVEGVADSPYLKEVPDHRVDLHSPRTPVPVLWWRSVGHSHTGFVMESLIDELAHAAKQDPLAYRRELLQKHPRHLGVLNLAAEKAGWGKPLKKGRARGIAVHESFGSYVAQVAEVSLEQSAGRSRAIHVHRVVCAIDCGVAVNPEGIRAQMESGIAFGLGAVLHSQLSFRNGRVQQSNFHDYAVLRLHEMPAVEVHIVPSTEKSGGVGETGVPPIAPAVANAVFVLTGQRLRELPLQLPADASARA, encoded by the coding sequence CCCCGGCGCGCGCCGGCTCGCCCTCGGCGATGCTGTCGCGAGCGCGGCCTTCGTGCCCAACGCGTTCCTGCGCGTGGGCAACGACGACACCGTCACTGTGCTGATCGCGCACTCGGAAATGGGCCAGGGCATCTGGACCGCGTTGCCGATGCTGATCGCCGAGGAACTCGATGCGGACTGGTCCAAGATCCGCGTCGAACACGCGCCGGCCGCAGCGGCCTATGCGCACACCGCGTTCGGCATGCAGATGACCGGCGGCTCGACCTCGACCTGGTCCGAATTCGACCGCTACCGCCAGGCCGGCGCGGCGGCGCGACAGAGGCTCATGCAGGCCGCGGCAACGCGCTTCGACGTGCCGCTGGAGCAGGTGCACACCGAGAACGGCGAAGTGATCGCCGGCACGCACCGCGTGCGCTACGGCGACCTCGCCGACGACGCCGGCAAGCTCACGGCGCCCGACCCTGCCTCGCTGAAGCTCAAGGACGCGAAGGACTGGAAACTCATCGGCAAGGCGACCAAGCGCCTGGACTCGCCGGAGAAGATCACCGGCCGTGCGCAGTTCGGCATGGACGTGCAGTTCCCCGGGCTGCTCACCGCGGTGGTGGCGCGCGGGCCAGTGTTCGGCGCGAAGGTGAAATCGTTCGACGCAGCCGCAGCGCTGAAGATCGATGGCGTGCGCAAGGTCGTGCAGGTGCCCAGCGGCGTGGCCGTCGTCGCCGACCATTACTGGGCCGCCAAGCTCGGCCGCGATGCGTTGCAGGTCGACTGGGAGCTGGGCGAGGGCGCGATGCTGGACAGCGCGGCGATGCACGCCGAACTCGCGCGGCTCGCCGCGACCGCCGGCGCCAGCGCCGCGCAGGCCGGCGATGTCGCCAGTGCATTGCCCAAGGCGACGCGGACACTGAACGCGATCTACGCCGTGCCCTACCTCGCGCACGCGCCGATGGAACCGCTCAACTGCACGGTGAAGGCCGGCAAGGGCGCGTGCGAGATCTGGACCGGCACGCAGTTCCAGACGATGGACCAGCAGGTCGCCGCGAAGATCCTCGGCCTCAAGCCCGAGCAGGTGCAGATCCACACCACCTTCCTCGGCGGCGGCTTCGGCCGGCGCGCGACGCCGACGTCGGACTTCGTCACCGAAGCGGTGCACGTCGCCAAGGCCGCGGGCGCGCCGGTGAAAACAGTGTGGTCGCGCGAGGACGACATCCGCGGCGGCTACTACCGCCCTGCCTACGTGCACGACGCGCGCATCGGCGTCGACGCGAAGGGCATGCCGGTCGCCTGGCAACACGGCATCGCCGGGCAATCGATCACTGCCGGCTCACCGTTCGAAGCGGTGATGGTGAAGAACGGCGTCGACGCGACTTCGGTCGAAGGCGTCGCCGATTCGCCGTACCTGAAGGAGGTCCCCGACCATCGGGTCGACCTGCATTCGCCGCGCACGCCGGTGCCGGTGCTGTGGTGGCGCTCGGTCGGGCACAGCCACACCGGCTTCGTGATGGAAAGCCTGATCGACGAACTCGCGCACGCGGCGAAGCAGGACCCGCTCGCCTACCGGCGCGAACTGCTGCAGAAGCACCCGCGTCACCTCGGCGTGCTCAACCTCGCCGCCGAAAAAGCCGGCTGGGGCAAGCCGCTGAAGAAAGGCCGCGCCCGCGGCATCGCCGTGCACGAATCCTTCGGCAGCTACGTCGCGCAGGTGGCCGAAGTATCGCTGGAACAATCCGCGGGACGATCGCGCGCGATCCACGTGCATCGCGTGGTGTGCGCGATCGACTGCGGCGTCGCGGTGAATCCGGAAGGCATCCGCGCACAGATGGAATCCGGCATCGCCTTCGGCCTCGGCGCAGTGCTGCACAGCCAGCTCAGTTTCCGCAACGGCCGCGTGCAGCAGTCCAACTTCCACGACTATGCGGTGCTGCGCCTGCACGAGATGCCGGCGGTCGAGGTGCACATCGTGCCGAGCACGGAGAAATCCGGCGGCGTCGGCGAGACCGGCGTGCCGCCGATCGCGCCCGCGGTCGCCAATGCCGTGTTCGTGCTGACCGGGCAACGCCTGCGCGAACTGCCGCTGCAACTGCCGGCCGACGCGTCGGCACGGGCCTGA